A region of Rhodospirillales bacterium DNA encodes the following proteins:
- a CDS encoding serine/threonine protein phosphatase, whose translation MLGRIFGRSGGMPATPRRRVVPPGHRVYAIGDIHGRLDLLTALHEAILEDHAARPAVETASLIYLGDYVDRGPDSKGVIDLLVSDPLPTFAAVHLMGNHDEAMLRFLDDPSIGPTWSSFGGDATLLSYGVRATPGLIGMKRHADMRRQLVERIPASHVDFLRDLQMLCEAGDYAFVHAGVKPGVPLGAQRAADALWIRDEFLSSPVEHGRVIVHGHTPTAAPVVRANRIGIDTGAFASGVLTCLGLEDDQRWFLATAAVERARTAAR comes from the coding sequence CGGTCGGTCGGGCGGGATGCCGGCGACGCCGCGACGCCGCGTCGTGCCGCCGGGGCACCGCGTCTACGCCATCGGCGACATCCACGGCCGGCTCGATCTGCTGACGGCGCTGCACGAGGCGATCCTCGAGGACCATGCCGCCCGACCGGCGGTCGAGACCGCCTCGCTGATCTATCTCGGCGACTACGTCGACCGCGGGCCCGACTCCAAGGGCGTCATCGACCTGCTGGTGTCGGATCCGCTGCCGACCTTCGCCGCGGTCCATCTGATGGGCAACCACGACGAGGCGATGCTGCGCTTCCTCGACGACCCGTCGATCGGCCCGACCTGGTCGAGCTTCGGCGGCGACGCCACCCTGTTGAGCTACGGCGTGCGCGCCACGCCGGGGCTGATCGGCATGAAGCGCCACGCCGACATGCGCCGGCAACTGGTCGAACGGATCCCGGCGTCGCACGTCGACTTCCTGCGCGACCTCCAGATGCTGTGCGAGGCCGGCGACTACGCCTTCGTGCACGCCGGGGTGAAGCCGGGGGTGCCGCTGGGCGCCCAGCGCGCCGCCGACGCGCTGTGGATCCGCGACGAGTTCCTGTCGAGCCCGGTCGAGCACGGCCGCGTCATCGTGCACGGCCACACGCCGACGGCGGCGCCGGTGGTGCGCGCCAACCGCATCGGCATCGACACCGGCGCCTTCGCGTCGGGCGTGCTCACGTGCCTGGGGCTGGAGGACGACCAGCGCTGGTTCCTCGCCACCGCCGCGGTCGAGCGGGCGCGGACGGCGGCGCGGTAG
- a CDS encoding mannose-1-phosphate guanylyltransferase/mannose-6-phosphate isomerase produces MSDPFAPGAPIQPVILSGGSGTRLWPLSREAYPKQFLALTGERSLLQQTVERVADPARFLPPVIVCNAEHRFLVAEQTRAIGVVPAAIVLEPAPRNTAPAVAIGALMAAAGDPRRPILVLPSDHAVRRPEAFLAAVDAGLVAAMDGDLVTFGVTPHAPETGFGYIQLGAPAPHAPGVRAVARFVEKPDAATARRFLEAGDHVWNGGIFLMRSDLYLAELKRFEPEILAACAASFQTARRDLDFIRLDKAAFEASPSKSIDYAVMERTARAAVVPVDMGWNDVGSWDALWTIAARDAAGNALVGAAEAVDTRDSYVRAEDGVMVATLGVSDLIVVASADAVLVADRRRAQDVKKVVERLKSAGRAEGSTHLKVFRSWSYCETVYGFQRHQVKHIQVVPGRALSLQKHNQRAEHWIVVRGVARVTRGNDVFELFENQSTYIPLGTRHRLENPGDQPLHLIEVQSGAYLGEDDIVRYEDQYGRD; encoded by the coding sequence ATGTCAGATCCTTTCGCGCCTGGCGCGCCGATCCAGCCGGTGATCCTGTCCGGCGGGTCGGGGACGCGCCTGTGGCCGCTGTCCCGTGAAGCGTACCCGAAGCAGTTCCTGGCCCTGACTGGCGAACGGTCCCTGCTCCAGCAGACGGTGGAGCGCGTCGCCGACCCGGCGCGCTTCCTGCCGCCGGTGATCGTGTGCAACGCCGAGCACCGCTTCCTGGTGGCCGAGCAGACCCGCGCGATCGGCGTGGTCCCGGCCGCGATCGTGCTCGAGCCCGCCCCCCGCAACACCGCCCCGGCGGTCGCCATCGGCGCGCTGATGGCCGCCGCCGGCGATCCGCGGCGGCCGATCCTGGTGCTGCCGTCGGACCACGCGGTGCGCCGGCCCGAGGCTTTCCTCGCCGCCGTCGACGCCGGACTCGTCGCCGCCATGGACGGCGACCTTGTCACCTTCGGCGTCACCCCGCACGCGCCCGAGACCGGCTTCGGCTACATCCAGCTAGGCGCCCCCGCGCCGCACGCGCCGGGCGTGCGCGCCGTCGCGCGCTTCGTCGAGAAGCCCGACGCCGCCACGGCGCGGCGCTTCCTCGAGGCCGGCGACCACGTGTGGAACGGCGGCATCTTCCTGATGCGCTCGGACCTCTACCTCGCCGAGCTGAAGCGCTTCGAGCCCGAGATCCTCGCCGCCTGCGCCGCCTCGTTCCAGACCGCGCGCCGCGACCTCGACTTCATCCGCCTCGACAAGGCGGCGTTCGAGGCCTCGCCGTCGAAATCCATCGACTACGCCGTCATGGAGCGCACCGCGCGCGCCGCCGTCGTGCCGGTCGACATGGGCTGGAACGACGTCGGCTCGTGGGATGCGCTATGGACCATCGCGGCGCGCGACGCCGCCGGCAACGCGCTGGTCGGCGCCGCCGAGGCGGTGGACACCAGGGACAGCTACGTGCGCGCCGAGGACGGCGTGATGGTGGCGACGCTCGGCGTCAGCGACCTGATCGTGGTGGCGTCGGCCGACGCCGTGCTGGTGGCCGACCGCCGCCGCGCCCAGGACGTCAAGAAAGTGGTCGAGCGCCTCAAGAGCGCCGGCCGCGCCGAGGGCTCGACGCATCTCAAGGTGTTCCGCTCGTGGAGCTACTGCGAGACGGTGTACGGCTTCCAACGTCACCAGGTCAAGCACATCCAGGTGGTGCCCGGCCGCGCGCTGAGTCTGCAGAAGCACAACCAGCGCGCCGAGCACTGGATCGTGGTGCGCGGCGTCGCGCGCGTCACCCGAGGCAACGACGTGTTCGAGCTGTTCGAGAACCAGTCGACCTACATCCCGCTGGGCACCCGCCATCGCCTCGAGAACCCCGGCGACCAGCCGCTGCACCTCATCGAGGTCCAGTCCGGCGCCTATCTCGGCGAGGACGACATCGTCCGTTACGAGGACCAGTACGGCCGGGACTGA
- a CDS encoding NAD-dependent epimerase/dehydratase family protein, with translation MNDTDLVVVTGAGGFIGGHLVGYLQSEFGHSRVRAVDVKPLEHWYQIHPTAESLSLDVSQRESAYRASRGARTVYNLAADMGGMGFIETHKAECMLSVLTNTHMLMAARDYGVERYFFSSSACVYAADKQTDSDVTALKEADAYPAMPEDGYGWEKLFSERMCRHFREDFGIKTRMARYHNVYGPNGTYDGGREKAPAAVCRKIIQAKMSGRHEIEIWGDGEQTRSFMYIDDCLVGTTRLTASEFEEPLNVGSDELVTINQLVDIVERIAGVKLLRHYKLDAPKGVRGRNSDNTLIKQVLGWAPSVRLEDGMEKTYRWIYDEMVAGKESRVNGLSRPAAA, from the coding sequence ATGAACGATACTGACCTCGTCGTCGTCACGGGAGCCGGCGGATTCATCGGCGGGCACCTTGTCGGTTACCTCCAGTCCGAGTTCGGCCATTCGCGCGTGCGCGCGGTCGACGTCAAACCGCTCGAGCATTGGTACCAGATCCACCCCACCGCCGAGAGCCTGAGCCTCGACGTCAGCCAGCGCGAGAGCGCCTACCGCGCCAGCCGGGGCGCCCGCACCGTCTACAATCTGGCCGCCGACATGGGCGGCATGGGGTTCATCGAGACCCACAAGGCCGAGTGCATGCTCTCGGTCCTGACCAACACCCACATGCTGATGGCGGCGCGCGACTACGGGGTCGAGCGCTACTTCTTCTCGTCCTCGGCCTGCGTCTACGCCGCCGACAAGCAGACCGATTCCGACGTCACGGCCCTCAAGGAGGCCGACGCCTACCCCGCCATGCCGGAGGACGGCTACGGCTGGGAGAAGCTGTTCAGCGAGCGCATGTGCCGCCACTTCCGCGAGGATTTCGGCATCAAGACGCGCATGGCGCGCTACCACAACGTCTACGGCCCCAACGGCACCTACGACGGCGGCCGTGAGAAGGCGCCGGCCGCGGTGTGCCGCAAGATCATCCAGGCCAAGATGTCGGGCCGCCACGAGATCGAGATCTGGGGCGACGGCGAGCAGACACGCTCGTTCATGTACATCGACGACTGCCTGGTCGGCACCACGCGGCTCACCGCCAGCGAGTTCGAGGAGCCACTCAACGTCGGCAGCGACGAGCTGGTGACCATCAACCAGCTGGTCGACATCGTCGAGCGCATCGCCGGCGTGAAGCTGCTGCGCCACTACAAGCTGGACGCGCCCAAGGGCGTGCGCGGCCGCAACAGCGACAACACGCTGATCAAGCAGGTGCTGGGCTGGGCGCCGTCGGTGCGCCTGGAAGACGGCATGGAAAAGACCTATCGTTGGATTTACGACGAAATGGTTGCCGGCAAGGAATCGCGGGTGAACGGCCTGTCGCGCCCGGCCGCCGCCTGA
- a CDS encoding glycosyltransferase family 4 protein encodes MRILLHDYSGHPFQVQLARELARRGHAVRHLFSSAIQTPRGALARLPGDPETFEVAAIDPGESLAKYSYVKRFRQERRYGGLLRDALAAFKPDVALMSNTPPDALVAPRRWCADNGAGFVFWVQDIYAEAIARILGRKFGPLGAPVAWHYRRLEGGLLRGSDHVVPITDDFRPLLRGWGVRDDRMTTVENWAPLDELPLRPRDNPFSREHDLVGRTVFLYSGTLGLKHNPGLLLALAEDRRADPAARVVVVSEGLGAAWLAERKAERGLDNLLLLPFQPFDRVPDMLASADVLMAILEPDAGVYSVPSKVLTYLCAGKPLLAAMPPENLAARTIAAEGAGRVVGPADEAGFVAAAKALTTEPAARELAGAKARAYAMRTFDIDRIGDKFEDILQRTCSRT; translated from the coding sequence ATGCGCATCCTGCTGCACGACTATTCCGGACATCCCTTCCAGGTCCAGCTGGCGCGCGAGCTGGCGCGGCGCGGCCACGCCGTGCGCCACCTCTTCTCGTCGGCGATCCAGACGCCGCGCGGCGCGCTGGCCCGCCTTCCCGGCGATCCGGAGACGTTCGAGGTCGCCGCCATCGATCCCGGCGAGTCGCTGGCGAAGTACAGCTACGTCAAACGCTTCCGCCAGGAGCGCCGCTACGGCGGCCTGCTGCGCGACGCGCTGGCGGCGTTCAAGCCGGACGTGGCGTTGATGAGCAACACCCCGCCCGACGCGCTGGTGGCGCCGAGGCGGTGGTGCGCGGACAACGGCGCCGGCTTCGTTTTCTGGGTGCAGGACATCTACGCCGAGGCGATCGCCCGCATCCTCGGGCGCAAATTCGGCCCGCTCGGCGCGCCGGTGGCCTGGCACTACCGGCGGCTGGAGGGCGGCTTGCTGCGCGGCAGCGACCACGTCGTGCCGATCACCGACGATTTCAGGCCCCTGCTGCGCGGCTGGGGCGTGCGCGACGACCGCATGACGACGGTCGAGAACTGGGCGCCGCTGGACGAGCTGCCGTTGCGGCCGCGGGACAATCCCTTCTCCCGGGAACACGATCTCGTCGGGCGTACGGTGTTCCTCTATTCCGGCACGCTCGGGCTGAAGCACAACCCCGGCCTGTTGCTGGCGTTGGCCGAGGACCGGCGGGCGGACCCGGCCGCGCGGGTGGTGGTGGTGTCGGAGGGTCTCGGCGCGGCGTGGCTGGCCGAGCGCAAGGCCGAGCGCGGACTCGACAATCTGCTGCTGCTGCCATTCCAGCCGTTCGACCGGGTGCCGGACATGCTGGCCTCCGCCGACGTGCTGATGGCGATCCTCGAACCGGACGCCGGCGTCTACTCGGTGCCGTCCAAGGTGCTGACGTATCTCTGCGCCGGAAAGCCGCTGCTGGCCGCCATGCCGCCGGAGAATCTGGCGGCCCGGACGATCGCCGCGGAGGGCGCGGGGCGGGTCGTCGGCCCCGCGGACGAGGCCGGATTCGTGGCCGCCGCAAAGGCGTTGACGACCGAGCCGGCGGCACGGGAACTGGCCGGCGCGAAGGCCCGGGCCTACGCCATGCGGACGTTTGACATCGACCGGATCGGGGATAAATTTGAGGACATCTTGCAGCGAACGTGCAGTCGAACATGA